The Linepithema humile isolate Giens D197 chromosome 7, Lhum_UNIL_v1.0, whole genome shotgun sequence genome has a window encoding:
- the ATPsyndelta gene encoding ATP synthase subunit delta, mitochondrial gives MLYVKICAPAFTRTRHTFIILVVSKREYRQARNCARVEMASFTRKLRPYLKRVHNQWRTYADAPASDQMKFTFAGANQVFYDQTAIRQVDVPSFSGAFGILPKHVPTLAVLKPGVVTVYEEGGSTKKVFVSSGTVTINEDNSVQILAEEAHPIENFDSSAARDILSKAQQQLSSASSDKDKAEAAIAVEVAEALVQATQ, from the exons atgctttatgtaaaaatctgtgctccggcctttaCTCGCACTCggcatacatttataatacttgTAGTATCTAAACGTGAATATCGACAAGCACGGAATTGTGCG CGTGTAGAGATGGCCAGTTTTACTCGCAAATTGCGCCCTTACTTGAAACGTGTCCACAATCAATGGAGAACCTACGCAGATGCGCCAGCCAGTGATCAAATGAAGTTTACATTTGCTGGTGCCAATCAG GTGTTCTATGATCAAACTGCAATTCGTCAAGTTGATGTACCTTCTTTCTCGGGTGCTTTTGGCATTCTACCTAAACATGTACCCACATTGGCGGTGTTAAAGCCTGGAGTAGTTACAGTGTATGAAGAAGGTGGCTCAACTAAGAAGGTTTTTGTCTCATCCGGCACAGTTACCATAAATGAAGATAATAGTGTACaa ATTTTAGCAGAGGAAGCTCATCCAATAGAAAACTTTGATAGTTCAGCAGCAAGAGACATCCTTAGCAAAGCACAACAACAGCTTTCCTCGGCATCATCAGACAAAGATAAAGCAGAAGCAGCTATTGCAGTTGAAGTCGCTGAGGCTCTTGTGCAAGCTAcccaataa